From the Leptolyngbya sp. O-77 genome, one window contains:
- the def gene encoding peptide deformylase: MTQAAESSNTSLLEILQLGNPELRDTARAIASPSDPALQALIDQLLVTMHASNGVGIAAPQVGQPLCLVIVASRPNPRYPHAPEMEPLPMLNPRLLSHSDETVKGWEGCLSVPGIRGLVPRYREIEVEYGDRHGNLRRQVFTDFVARIVQHEVDHLHGQVFVDRVETTRDLITEQEYQKLLS; this comes from the coding sequence ATGACCCAGGCTGCCGAGTCTTCAAACACTTCTCTCTTGGAAATCTTGCAGTTGGGCAATCCCGAGCTGAGAGACACAGCGCGGGCGATCGCCTCCCCCAGTGATCCCGCCCTGCAAGCCCTCATTGATCAGCTCTTGGTCACGATGCACGCATCAAACGGCGTGGGCATCGCTGCGCCCCAAGTCGGTCAGCCCCTTTGCCTGGTCATCGTTGCGTCGCGTCCCAATCCGCGCTATCCTCATGCGCCGGAGATGGAGCCACTGCCCATGCTGAACCCACGCCTGCTCAGCCATTCTGACGAAACGGTGAAGGGCTGGGAGGGATGCCTCAGCGTGCCAGGGATTCGCGGCCTCGTGCCCCGCTATCGAGAAATCGAGGTGGAATATGGCGATCGCCACGGCAATCTGCGCCGTCAGGTCTTCACCGATTTCGTCGCCCGCATTGTCCAGCACGAAGTCGATCACCTGCATGGACAGGTATTTGTCGATCGGGTCGAAACCACTCGCGACCTGATCACCGAGCAGGAATACCAAAAGCTGCTGTCGTAG
- a CDS encoding RnfABCDGE type electron transport complex subunit D encodes MEKDARLYQIGFLALFLLLGVGTRDWSLNWVVVLTAIATCLITQALCGAVFYPPELSNPETAADNKPADNKPADNKPADNKPADNKPADNIGQRWRAIALRYRNPQILSSLPSALVTGLGMSLLLRVDHPLTMALAVMGAIASKFLLRLRGKHVFNPGNFGIVMALMLSGDAWVSPGQWGESGWYGLLFLGAGGLVLQQVGRWDTSAAFLGSYAVLESGRNLWLGWTWDVWAHRLTSGSLLVFALFMITDPRTIPNSRTGRLIWAGAIALLTFILRNVFFISTAPFWALFALAPLSLLLDWLLPAARFEWSQSALHLPLSFPSTLPTKIRS; translated from the coding sequence ATGGAAAAGGACGCGAGGCTTTATCAAATTGGCTTTCTCGCCCTGTTTTTGCTGCTGGGGGTGGGCACGCGGGATTGGTCGCTGAATTGGGTGGTGGTGCTAACGGCGATCGCCACTTGCCTCATTACCCAGGCGCTTTGTGGGGCAGTATTTTATCCACCAGAGCTATCAAATCCAGAAACAGCAGCAGATAATAAACCGGCAGATAATAAACCGGCAGATAATAAACCGGCAGATAATAAACCGGCAGATAATAAACCGGCAGATAATATAGGACAGCGCTGGAGAGCGATCGCCCTGCGGTATCGCAATCCCCAAATTCTCTCTAGTCTGCCCAGTGCGCTGGTGACGGGACTAGGAATGAGCCTGCTGCTGCGGGTTGATCATCCGCTGACGATGGCGCTGGCGGTGATGGGGGCGATCGCCAGCAAATTTTTGCTGCGGCTGCGCGGCAAGCATGTGTTTAATCCCGGCAATTTTGGCATTGTCATGGCGCTGATGCTCTCAGGCGATGCGTGGGTTTCGCCGGGGCAGTGGGGCGAGAGCGGTTGGTATGGACTGCTGTTTTTGGGAGCAGGCGGGCTGGTGCTGCAACAGGTGGGGCGCTGGGACACGTCGGCGGCGTTTCTGGGCAGCTATGCGGTGCTAGAGTCCGGGCGAAATCTATGGCTGGGCTGGACGTGGGACGTGTGGGCGCATCGGCTCACCAGTGGCTCGCTGCTGGTGTTTGCGCTGTTCATGATTACCGACCCGCGCACGATTCCCAATTCCCGCACAGGACGGCTGATCTGGGCCGGGGCGATCGCACTTCTAACGTTTATCCTGCGAAATGTCTTTTTCATCTCCACGGCTCCCTTTTGGGCGCTGTTTGCCCTGGCTCCGCTGAGTCTGCTGCTGGACTGGCTGCTGCCCGCCGCCCGGTTTGAGTGGTCGCAGTCGGCGCTGCATCTACCGTTGTCTTTTCCATCCACCCTTCCGACAAAAATACGTTCCTGA
- a CDS encoding DUF2330 domain-containing protein, giving the protein MKSLLNHSMTYLRSFRVWAIALIAFLLTFTVSSRALAFCGFYVAKADAKLYNQASQVAIARSGNRTVLTMANDYQGDVKDFAMVVPVPVILQREQVQIVDSRIIERLDSFSAPRLVEYFDPDPCAPPIFWNRPMAAPAMESAAPGRAGHSNQALGVTVEEQFTVGEYDILILSARESDGLETWLVQNGYRIPQGARELLRPYIRQRMKFFVAKVNLEEYENSSYQALRPLQMTYESPRFMLPLRLGMVNADSSQDLLVYILSPEGQAEVSNYRTVKVPSDAEIPVYVKDEFSDFYKAIFQTSYTREGRNVAFLEYAWDMGSCDPCSAEPLSPEELRQAGVFWTRPEMPNTMPNNVFITRLHVRYTRDKFPEDLIFQQTNNRTLFQGRYILRHPYTGEMACEAGRQYRRSLRQRFEQEAQTLARLTGWNIRHIRDKLPQIRAEQFPALPLVAQLQQLIGRVMER; this is encoded by the coding sequence ATGAAATCTCTGCTTAATCATTCAATGACCTATTTGCGGTCTTTTCGTGTGTGGGCGATCGCCCTCATAGCATTCCTGCTGACGTTCACGGTTTCATCCAGAGCGCTGGCATTTTGTGGGTTTTATGTGGCAAAAGCCGATGCGAAGCTGTATAACCAGGCTTCTCAGGTGGCGATCGCCCGCAGCGGAAATCGCACGGTTCTTACGATGGCCAATGACTACCAGGGTGATGTCAAAGATTTTGCGATGGTCGTTCCGGTTCCCGTGATCTTGCAGCGCGAACAGGTGCAAATCGTCGATTCACGGATTATCGAGCGGCTCGATTCCTTTAGCGCACCGAGACTGGTGGAATACTTCGACCCTGATCCGTGCGCTCCGCCTATCTTTTGGAATCGCCCAATGGCGGCTCCTGCGATGGAAAGTGCCGCTCCAGGTCGGGCTGGACACAGCAACCAGGCGCTAGGGGTGACGGTAGAAGAACAATTCACCGTCGGCGAGTACGATATCTTGATCCTCAGCGCCCGCGAGTCCGATGGATTGGAAACCTGGCTGGTGCAAAACGGCTACCGCATCCCCCAAGGCGCACGGGAACTGCTGCGCCCCTACATTCGCCAGCGGATGAAGTTCTTTGTGGCCAAGGTGAATCTGGAGGAATACGAAAATTCGAGCTATCAGGCGTTGCGGCCGCTGCAAATGACCTACGAATCGCCCCGATTTATGCTGCCGCTGCGGTTGGGCATGGTCAACGCCGACAGTTCTCAGGATTTGCTGGTCTACATTTTGTCACCGGAAGGACAGGCAGAAGTCAGCAACTATCGCACGGTGAAGGTGCCGTCGGATGCAGAAATTCCGGTATACGTGAAGGACGAATTTAGCGACTTTTACAAAGCCATATTCCAGACCAGCTACACCCGCGAGGGGCGAAACGTGGCGTTTTTGGAATACGCCTGGGATATGGGAAGCTGCGACCCCTGCTCGGCGGAGCCGCTATCGCCAGAGGAACTGCGGCAGGCGGGGGTGTTTTGGACGCGCCCGGAGATGCCCAACACCATGCCCAATAACGTATTCATCACGCGGCTGCATGTGCGCTATACCCGCGATAAGTTTCCGGAAGACCTGATTTTTCAGCAGACCAACAACCGCACCCTGTTTCAGGGGCGCTATATCCTGCGTCATCCCTATACGGGCGAGATGGCGTGTGAAGCGGGGCGGCAATATCGGCGATCGCTCCGACAACGGTTCGAGCAAGAAGCCCAGACCCTCGCCCGCCTCACGGGTTGGAATATCCGCCATATCCGCGACAAGTTGCCCCAGATTCGGGCTGAGCAATTTCCGGCACTGCCTTTGGTGGCACAATTGCAACAGTTGATAGGGCGAGTTATGGAGCGATAG
- a CDS encoding TldD/PmbA family protein translates to MLLTSLPDTLLTPAKLPNLSYAAPRDRFDESWDAPLSTLLGLGRAAGADFVEFFLERVNYINCLAEDDTITSISPSLTTGAGVRVFRGKADCYVSTNDLTFSGLKLALEKALSIMGLELPSGNAFIPEVVLEPLRDYGTRKGKEAWLEQCSSIREMGEILLAASDRLGKKASHVQSRRASYFRDWQEVLVAASDGTFARDIRLTQSTGFSLLCADGDHRASIGQRVGSTSQPDFLRTWDMDSTAEEVAESAGKMLYADYVESGTYPVVMANHFGGVIFHEACGHLLETTQIERKTTPFIDKKGEKIAHEALTAWDEGRSPNAFGTIDMDDEGMPTQRTLLIENGILKNFLSDRAGFMRTGHPRTGSGRRQNYTYAAASRMRNTYIAPGPHSLDDLFASIDKGIYCKKMGGGSVGATGQFNFAVDEAYLIENGKITKPLKGATLIGEAVEIMQRISMCSQDLGLAAGFCGSISGGIYVTVGQPHLKVDAITVGGR, encoded by the coding sequence ATGCTATTGACCAGCCTGCCCGATACGCTGCTTACCCCTGCGAAGCTGCCGAATCTGAGTTATGCCGCGCCGCGCGATCGCTTTGATGAGTCGTGGGATGCGCCGCTGTCTACGCTGTTGGGGCTAGGTCGGGCGGCCGGAGCCGATTTTGTCGAGTTCTTCCTGGAACGGGTTAACTATATTAACTGCCTAGCCGAAGACGATACCATCACCAGCATTTCGCCCAGCTTGACCACGGGCGCGGGTGTGCGCGTGTTTCGCGGCAAGGCCGACTGCTACGTTAGCACCAACGACCTGACCTTTAGCGGGCTAAAGCTGGCGCTAGAAAAGGCGTTGTCTATCATGGGGCTAGAATTGCCCAGCGGCAATGCGTTTATCCCGGAAGTGGTGCTAGAGCCGCTGCGCGACTATGGCACGCGCAAGGGCAAGGAAGCTTGGCTGGAACAGTGCAGTTCAATTCGCGAGATGGGCGAAATTTTGCTGGCAGCGAGCGATCGCCTCGGCAAAAAAGCCAGCCACGTCCAGTCGCGCCGCGCCTCCTACTTTCGCGACTGGCAGGAAGTGCTGGTGGCGGCGAGCGACGGCACCTTTGCGCGAGACATTCGCCTGACGCAATCCACCGGGTTTAGCCTGCTCTGCGCCGATGGCGACCACCGTGCTTCTATTGGTCAGCGCGTCGGCAGCACTAGCCAGCCCGATTTTCTCCGCACCTGGGATATGGATAGCACCGCCGAAGAAGTGGCGGAGTCTGCCGGAAAAATGCTCTATGCCGATTATGTCGAGTCCGGCACGTACCCCGTGGTGATGGCGAACCACTTTGGCGGCGTGATCTTCCACGAAGCCTGCGGTCATTTGCTGGAGACGACGCAGATTGAGCGCAAGACTACGCCCTTTATCGACAAAAAAGGGGAGAAGATTGCCCATGAAGCGCTGACCGCTTGGGACGAAGGGCGATCGCCCAACGCCTTTGGCACCATTGATATGGACGATGAGGGAATGCCCACCCAGCGCACGCTGCTGATCGAAAACGGCATCTTGAAAAACTTCCTGAGCGATCGCGCTGGGTTTATGCGAACCGGACACCCGCGCACGGGCAGCGGCCGCCGCCAAAACTACACCTACGCCGCTGCTAGCCGAATGCGGAATACCTACATCGCGCCGGGGCCGCACTCTCTTGACGACCTCTTCGCCTCCATCGACAAAGGGATTTACTGTAAAAAAATGGGCGGCGGCAGCGTCGGTGCAACGGGTCAGTTCAACTTTGCAGTGGACGAAGCCTACCTAATCGAAAACGGCAAAATCACCAAGCCCCTCAAGGGCGCAACTCTGATTGGCGAAGCGGTAGAAATCATGCAGCGCATCTCCATGTGTTCCCAAGATTTGGGGCTAGCGGCGGGCTTTTGCGGCTCCATCAGCGGCGGCATCTACGTCACCGTGGGTCAGCCCCACCTGAAGGTCGATGCCATTACGGTTGGGGGACGGTAG
- a CDS encoding DUF3536 domain-containing protein, producing the protein MLTDQGDLLGIVNNYEYLSFNIGPTLMSWLEQADPEVYQRILEADRKSCDRLGGHGNAIAQVYNHIILPLANDRDKRTQIRWGKADFRARFGRDPEGMWLAETAVDYPTLRILAEEGIRFIILAPSQAQRCRPLPTPDERDPHWIEVGGSQIDPVRPYRCFLNSLHFQRDGILGQDALGEPGTNPNPADTPYIDIFFYDGPISRDMGFNDVLSSSEHFVGRIGQAVRGDHRPAQLISVATDGETFGHHKGGTEKALAYAFTHEFPKRGWLVTNFAHYLSLHPPTWEVELKPVTAWSCSHGVDRWQDDCGCGGGGEWHQKWRRPLRDALDWLRDQLIAIYEQSGGSFFRDPWAARDGYVAVLGERSDTVLDTFFAAYQSHDLTPAERVEALKLLEMQRHALLMYTSCGWFFEEVSRPEGTQILRYAARALELAEDLAAVRLEPEFVRRLGAIPSNVEQFGNGAELYRQLVAPARITPEQVVAHYAISSLFHSYPQEQRLYCYNVQRLDYQLRRMGSLTLALGQVQLTSEITREVVNLEFAVLHLGGWDFHCCIQPASGRRAYLQLRDELFEALSLASAAQVILAMTHTFGDCPFSLQDLFAEERHRLMHLLSQETLTRLDQLYTQVYRDNYGVLRAFHRDALEPPRELQVAAEIAIAHRLTHSLQALERETSDLPPTNPELCDSYLSELEAIAAEANQLHCHLTVTPARQILERLILRLLWQALNESELDTLEPTLVWIEQLLVISEQLHLGLALDRVQELYWRSLHRYLLPRWSVAQQHSDAAAKAELALLQPLLSLGKLLRIEVPLGLLV; encoded by the coding sequence GTGCTAACCGACCAGGGTGACCTGCTGGGGATCGTCAACAATTACGAATATCTCAGCTTCAACATCGGCCCAACGCTCATGAGCTGGCTAGAGCAAGCCGATCCCGAAGTCTATCAGCGCATTCTAGAAGCCGACCGCAAAAGCTGCGATCGCCTGGGAGGACACGGAAATGCGATCGCCCAGGTCTATAACCACATCATCCTGCCCCTAGCCAACGACCGCGACAAGCGCACCCAGATTCGCTGGGGCAAGGCCGACTTCCGAGCCAGGTTTGGGCGCGATCCTGAAGGCATGTGGCTAGCAGAAACAGCAGTCGATTATCCAACGCTACGAATTCTGGCAGAAGAAGGCATTCGCTTTATCATCCTGGCCCCATCTCAGGCCCAGCGCTGCCGCCCCCTGCCCACGCCCGACGAGCGCGATCCCCACTGGATCGAAGTCGGCGGTAGCCAGATCGACCCCGTGCGCCCCTATCGCTGCTTTTTGAATTCGCTCCATTTCCAGCGCGACGGCATCCTGGGGCAAGACGCTTTGGGTGAACCGGGCACCAACCCGAACCCGGCTGATACACCCTACATCGACATTTTCTTTTATGACGGCCCAATTTCCCGTGACATGGGCTTTAACGACGTACTGAGCAGTTCCGAGCATTTTGTCGGACGCATCGGGCAGGCCGTGCGCGGGGATCACCGTCCCGCCCAGTTAATCTCGGTGGCAACCGACGGCGAAACCTTTGGACATCACAAAGGGGGCACGGAGAAGGCGCTGGCCTATGCCTTTACCCACGAGTTTCCCAAACGGGGCTGGCTGGTGACGAATTTTGCCCACTACCTCAGCCTGCACCCGCCCACCTGGGAAGTGGAGCTAAAGCCCGTGACGGCGTGGAGTTGTTCCCACGGGGTCGATCGCTGGCAAGACGACTGCGGCTGTGGCGGGGGCGGCGAGTGGCATCAGAAATGGCGGCGGCCGCTGCGGGATGCGCTGGACTGGCTGCGGGATCAGCTAATTGCAATTTACGAACAGTCCGGTGGTTCGTTTTTCCGCGATCCTTGGGCGGCGCGGGATGGCTATGTCGCTGTGTTGGGGGAGCGTTCTGATACGGTTCTCGATACGTTTTTCGCAGCTTACCAAAGTCACGATCTGACACCGGCCGAACGGGTTGAGGCGCTGAAACTGCTGGAAATGCAGCGCCACGCCCTGCTGATGTATACCAGTTGCGGCTGGTTTTTTGAAGAGGTGTCGCGGCCGGAGGGCACGCAGATTTTGCGCTACGCTGCCCGCGCCTTGGAACTGGCAGAAGACCTTGCCGCAGTTCGCCTGGAGCCGGAGTTTGTCCGTCGTCTGGGGGCAATCCCCAGCAATGTGGAGCAGTTTGGCAACGGCGCGGAACTGTATCGCCAACTGGTTGCGCCTGCCCGCATCACGCCAGAGCAGGTGGTCGCGCACTATGCCATCAGTTCCCTCTTCCACAGCTATCCCCAGGAGCAGCGTCTCTATTGCTATAACGTCCAGCGATTAGACTATCAGCTTCGCCGCATGGGATCGCTGACGCTGGCTCTGGGGCAGGTGCAGTTGACCTCCGAGATCACCCGCGAGGTGGTGAATCTGGAGTTTGCGGTGCTGCATCTGGGCGGCTGGGATTTTCACTGCTGCATTCAGCCCGCCAGCGGTCGTCGCGCCTATTTGCAATTGCGGGATGAGTTGTTTGAGGCGCTGTCGCTGGCCAGCGCGGCGCAGGTGATTTTGGCGATGACGCACACCTTTGGCGATTGCCCCTTTAGCCTGCAAGACCTGTTCGCTGAGGAACGCCATCGGCTGATGCACCTGCTGAGTCAGGAAACCCTGACCCGACTCGATCAGCTCTACACCCAGGTCTATCGCGACAACTACGGCGTGCTGCGGGCGTTTCATCGGGATGCCCTGGAGCCGCCCCGCGAGCTGCAAGTGGCTGCCGAAATTGCGATCGCCCATCGGCTGACCCACTCCCTGCAAGCTCTAGAGCGCGAAACCTCTGATTTGCCCCCCACCAATCCCGAATTGTGCGACAGCTATTTGTCGGAACTAGAGGCGATCGCCGCCGAAGCCAACCAACTCCACTGCCATCTGACAGTGACCCCAGCCAGACAAATCCTGGAGCGGCTGATCCTGCGGCTGCTGTGGCAAGCTCTCAACGAATCGGAACTGGACACCTTGGAGCCAACGCTGGTCTGGATTGAGCAACTGCTGGTCATCAGCGAGCAGCTTCATCTGGGACTGGCGCTGGATCGAGTGCAGGAGTTGTACTGGCGATCGCTCCACCGCTACCTCCTGCCCCGCTGGTCTGTCGCACAGCAACACTCTGATGCGGCCGCCAAAGCTGAACTGGCGCTGCTTCAACCGCTGCTGTCGCTAGGCAAGTTGCTGCGGATTGAGGTTCCGCTGGGGCTGCTGGTGTAA
- the ylqF gene encoding ribosome biogenesis GTPase YlqF: MSTPPIQWYPGHIAKAERSLLEQLKKVDVVLEVRDARIPLATRHPQMRQWLGNKERVLVLNRMDMIPAGVQQDWRAWFQQQDETAYFTDANHGKGVEAVSKAAQALGEKMNQRRRDRGMLPRPVRAVVIGFPNVGKSALINRLLKRRVVESARRPGVTRQLRWIRISDELELLDAPGILPSKLTNQQAALKLAICDDIGEAAYDNQRVAAAFVDLWKELAEAAPTVIGSGLETRYGLSPSGVTGETYLAQLAEHRYQNDIERAARQLLNDFRKGLLGAVPLELPPAAIAAEGRGNPEERAEEKSGEHSGVQ; the protein is encoded by the coding sequence ATGTCCACGCCCCCCATCCAGTGGTATCCCGGTCATATTGCCAAAGCCGAGCGATCGCTCCTGGAACAGTTGAAAAAAGTCGATGTCGTGCTGGAGGTACGGGATGCGCGAATTCCCTTAGCGACGCGCCATCCGCAGATGAGGCAGTGGTTGGGCAACAAAGAGCGGGTGCTGGTGCTAAACCGCATGGACATGATCCCCGCTGGAGTGCAGCAGGACTGGCGTGCCTGGTTTCAGCAGCAAGACGAGACAGCTTATTTTACCGATGCAAACCACGGCAAGGGTGTGGAAGCCGTGTCCAAAGCAGCGCAGGCGTTGGGCGAAAAGATGAACCAGCGACGGCGCGATCGCGGTATGTTGCCCCGCCCCGTGCGGGCAGTGGTCATCGGCTTTCCCAACGTGGGCAAGTCGGCGCTGATTAATCGGCTGCTAAAGCGGCGCGTGGTGGAGAGCGCCCGTCGCCCAGGCGTGACGCGCCAGCTCCGGTGGATTCGCATTTCCGACGAGCTAGAACTGCTAGACGCACCGGGAATCTTGCCTTCCAAGCTGACGAACCAGCAAGCCGCGCTGAAGCTGGCCATCTGCGACGACATTGGCGAAGCCGCCTACGACAATCAGCGGGTCGCCGCCGCCTTTGTAGATCTGTGGAAAGAACTGGCCGAAGCTGCCCCTACCGTCATTGGCAGTGGGTTGGAAACTCGCTATGGGCTGTCGCCGTCTGGAGTCACGGGCGAAACCTACCTGGCGCAACTGGCCGAGCATCGCTATCAGAACGACATCGAGCGAGCCGCACGACAATTGCTGAATGATTTTCGCAAGGGGCTGCTGGGAGCCGTGCCGCTGGAGTTGCCGCCAGCAGCGATCGCAGCGGAGGGACGGGGCAATCCTGAAGAAAGGGCTGAAGAAAAGAGTGGGGAACACTCTGGAGTACAGTAG